One window of the Lacerta agilis isolate rLacAgi1 chromosome 17, rLacAgi1.pri, whole genome shotgun sequence genome contains the following:
- the HSPB8 gene encoding heat shock protein beta-8, producing MGDSQIPFSCHYPGRHRTLRDTFREPSLSSRLLDDDFGLSSFPTGLTSDWPDWARSRLGPGWPGSLRSRTTGLSPPGYGPRFGEYTEGPAFGGSPPPFSGEPWKVCVNVQSFKPEELTVKTKDGYVEVSGKHEEQQMEGGIVSKNFTKKIQLPGEVDPVTVFASLSPEGLLIIEAPQIPPYIQYGDGSYGNEIPVENQEATCA from the exons ATGGGTGACAGCCAGATCCCCTTCTCGTGCCATTATCCCGGCCGGCACCGGACCCTTCGAGACACGTTCCGGGAACCCAGCTTGTCTTCGCGGCTTCTGGACGATGACTTTGGCCTGTCCTCCTTTCCCACAGGCCTGACCTCAGACTGGCCGGACTGGGCCCGCTCCCGACTGGGTCCAGGGTGGCCGGGATCCCTGAGGTCCCGGACCACTGGCCTATCCCCGCCAGGATATGGCCCCAGATTTGGGGAGTACACAGAAGGCCCGGCCTTTGGGGGCAGCCCTCCGCCCTTTTCCGGGGAGCCGTGGAAAGTGTGTGTCAACGTGCAGAGCTTTAAACCCGAGGAACTGACGGTGAAAACCAAGGACGGTTATGTGGAAGTCTCAG GTAAACATGAAGAACAACAGATGGAAGGCGGAATTGTATCCAAAAACTTTACCAAGAAAATCCA GCTTCCTGGAGAAGTGGATCCCGTCACAGTTTTCGCATCCTTGTCACCAGAGGGGCTGCTGATCATCGAGGCTCCTCAAATACCTCCTTACATCCAGTACGGAGACGGCAGCTATGGTAATGAAATACCTGTGGAGAACCAAGAGGCAACTTGTGCCTGA